One window from the genome of Megalobrama amblycephala isolate DHTTF-2021 linkage group LG4, ASM1881202v1, whole genome shotgun sequence encodes:
- the tnksb gene encoding tankyrase, TRF1-interacting ankyrin-related ADP-ribose polymerase b isoform X4 — translation MAVSRRSSQHQQSSLQPSPRNAVIASPPPESPSAIIPESTSLLSPSSTGAAECGGATMESAAASSSSASSPDRPSPATAVAAAASSAAGSSSCSSISSSATAGSQSPGSGATSPGEGVCGAGGAFRELFEACRNGDVSRVKRLVDSVNVNAKDMAGRKSTPLHFAAGFGRKDVVEHLLQTGANVHSRDDGGLIPLHNACSFGHAEVVSLLLCSGADPNARDNWNYTPLHEAAIKGKIDVCIVLLQHGADPNIRNTDGKSALDLADPSAKTVLTGEYKKDELLEAARSGNEEKLMALLTPLNVNCHASDGRKSTSQKMLSTPLHLAAGYNRVRIVQLLLQYGADVHAKDKGFLPPAVPNPYRTPTSKPSGLVPLHNACSYGHYEVTELLLKHGACVNAMDLWQFTPLHEAASKNRVEVCSLLLSHGADPTLLNCHGKSAVDVAPTPELKERLTYEFKGHTLLQAAREADMAKVKKTAQEIISFKHPHSHDSALHCAVASPHPKRKQVTELLLRKGANIHEKNKDFMTPFHVAAERGHNDVLEVLQKHGAKVNAVDTLGQTALHRAALAGHIQTCRLLLSYGADPSIISLQGFTASQMGNEAIQQILNENIPPRNSDVDYRFLEAAKAGDLDTVKQLCSPQNVNCRDLEGRHSTPLHFAAGYNRVAVVEYLLHHGADVHAKDKGGLVPLHNACSYGHYEVAELLVRHGASVNVADLWKFTPLHEAAAKGKYEICKLLLKHGADPSKKNRDGNMALDMVKDGDTDIQDLLRGDAALLDAAKKGCLARVQKLCSPENINCRDTQGRNSTPLHLAAGYNNLEVAEYLLEHGADVNAQDKGGLIPLHNAASYGHVDIAALLIKYNTCVNATDKWAFTPLHEAAQKGRTQLCALLLAHGADPTMKNQEGQTALDLATADDIRALLMDAMPPDALPSCFKPQATVLSAALISPASTPSCLSAASSIDNLAGPLCDGASGGATGPADGASGTERKEGDGEKDEDVKKRTVLDMNISQFLKSLGLEHLRDIFEREQITLDVLADMGHEELKEIGINAYGHRHKLIKGIERLLGGQQGANPYLTFHCTNQGTVLIDLAVDDKEFQSVEEEMQSTIREHRDGGNAGGVFSRYNVIKIQKVVNKKLRERYTHRQKEIADENHNHHNERMLFHGSPFINAIIHKGFDERHAYIGGMFGAGIYFAENSSKSNQYVYGIGGGTGCPTHKDRSCYVCHRQMLFCRVTLGKSFLQFSAMKMAHAPPGHHSVIGRPSVNGLAYAEYVIYRGEQAYPEYLITYQIIKPDSTPQSSTGAEQKS, via the exons ATGGCGGTGTCCCGTCGATCCTCACAGCACCAACAAAGCAGTCTGCAGCCGTCTCCGCGGAATGCCGTGATCGCGTCCCCCCCTCCTGAATCGCCGTCCGCGATTATTCCCGAATCGACGAGTTTATTGAGCCCCTCGTCCACTGGCGCAGCGGAATGCGGCGGAGCGACGATGGAGTCCGCAGCggcctcctcctcctccgcctCTTCTCCGGACCGGCCCTCCCCAGCAACAGCAGTGGCCGCCGCAGCGTCGTCAGCAGCCGGGAGCTCCAGCTGCAGCAGCATTAGTTCAAGCGCGACCGCAGGCAGCCAGAGCCCCGGCTCAGGAGCGACCAGTCCCGGGGAAGGAGTGTGCGGGGCTGGCGGGGCGTTCAGAGAGCTATTTGAGGCCTGTCGGAACGGAGATGTGTCGCGGGTGAAGAGGCTGGTGGACTCGGTGAATGTGAACGCCAAAGACATGGCCGGACGAAAATCAACCCCTCTGCATTTCGCTGCAG GCTTTGGCAGAAAGGACGTGGTCGAGCATCTCTTGCAGACCGGAGCAAATGTCCATTCCCGTGACGACGGTGGTCTGATCCCGCTCCATAACGCCTGCTCGTTCGGGCACGCAGAGGTGGTCAGCCTGCTGCTGTGTAGCGGCGCGGACCCCAACGCACGAGACAACTGGAACTACACACCTCTACACGAGGCTGCCATCAAGGGCAAAATAGACGTGTGCATTG ttttgCTCCAGCATGGTGCTGATCCAAACATTAGAAACACTGACGGCAAATCAGCTCTGGACCTGGCAGACCCTTCTGCTAAGACCGTCCTCACTG GTGAATATAAGAAGGATGAACTGTTGGAGGCAGCGAG GAGCGGAAACGAGGAAAAGCTGATGGCGCTTTTGACCCCACTTAACGTCAACTGTCATGCCAGCGATGGACGCAAG TCAACATCACAAAAAATGCTG TCCACTCCTCTTCACCTGGCCGCTGGGTATAATCGCGTGCGTATAGTGCAGCTACTGCTGCAGTACGGCGCTGACGTCCATGCCAAAGACAAAGG ttttctcccccctgctgtaccgaacccATACCGAACTCCgacttcaaaaccgag tGGTCTTGTTCCTCTGCATAATGCCTGCTCTTATGGTCACTACGAGGTCACAGAGCTACTGTTGAag CACGGGGCGTGCGTTAATGCCATGGACTTGTGGCAGTTCACCCCGCTGCACGAGGCGGCCAGTAAGAATCGAGTGGAGGTGTGTTCACTGCTGCTGAGCCACGGCGCCGATCCCACACTGCTCAACTGCCACGGCAAGAGCGCGGTGGATGTGGCGCCCACACCTGAACTTAAAGAGAGACTCACCT ATGAGTTCAAAGGACATACGCTTTTGCAAGCGGCCCGTGAGGCAGACATGGCAAAGGTCAAGAAAACGGCTCAAGAGATCATCAGTTTCAAACACCCTCACTCCCATGACTCTGCTTTG CACTGCGCCGTAGCCTCTCCTCATCCCAAACGCAAACAGGTCACAGAGCTGCTGCTGCGGAAAGGTGCCAACATTCACGAGAAGAACAAGGA TTTTATGACTCCGTTCCACGTAGCGGCTGAGCGGGGTCATAATGATGTGCTTGAAGTCCTACAGAAACACGGAGCAAAG gtgAATGCTGTGGACACACTGGGACAGACAGCTCTGCACAGGGCGGCCCTTGCTGGCCACATCCAGACTTGCAGACTATTGCTGAGTTACGGAGCCGACCCGTCAATCATTTCACTGCAGGGCTTCACCGCCTCACAGATGGGCAATGAAGCCATTCAACAGATACTAAATG AGAACATTCCTCCCCGTAATTCGGATGTGGATTACCGCTTTCTCGAGGCTGCTAAAGCCGGAGACCTTGACACAGTGAAG CAACTGTGCTCACCTCAAAACGTGAACTGTCGTGATCTGGAGGGCCGTCACTCCACCCCGCTGCATTTCGCTGCAGGCTACAACCGCGTGGCTGTGGTGGAATACCTGCTGCATCATGGGGCCGATGTCCACGCTAAAGATAAAGG TGGTCTGGTTCCTTTGCACAACGCGTGTTCGTATGGTCACTATGAGGTGGCGGAGCTGCTGGTGAGACATGGAGCGTCTGTGAACGTGGCGGACCTTTGGAAGTTCACACCACTACATGAAGCTGCAGCCAAGGGCAAATATGAGATCTGCAAACTACTGCTCAAG CACGGCGCTGACCCATCTAAGAAGAACCGTGATGGCAACATGGCTCTGGACATGGTGAAGGACGGAGACACGGACATCCAGGACCTGCTGCGTGGAGACGCCGCCCTGCTGGATGCCGCCAAGAAGGGCTGTTTGGCTCGAGTGCAGAAACTCTGCAGCCCTGAAAACATCAACTGTAGAGACACACAGGGCAGGAACTCCACACCACTGCACCTTGCAG CTGGTTACAATAACCTGGAGGTGGCCGAGTATCTCCTGGAGCACGGAGCGGATGTGAACGCTCAGGATAAAGGAGGACTGATCCCTCTGCATAACGCTGCTTCATATGGG CATGTGGATATCGCCGCCCTCCTGATCAAGTATAACACGTGCGTGAATGCGACCGATAAGTGGGCGTTCACTCCGCTGCATGAGGCTGCGCAGAAGGGCCGCACACAGCTGTGTGCACTGCTGCTGGCACACGGTGCTGACCCAACCATGAAGAACCAGGAGGGACAGACAGCTCTGGACCTGGCCACG GCCGATGACATTCGTGCGTTGCTGATGGACGCAATGCCTCCTGATGCCCTTCCCAGCTGTTTCAAACCACAGGCCACCGTACTCAGCGCCGCTCTGATATCACCTGCCTCCACACCCTCCTGCCTCTCCGCCGCCTCCAGCATCGATAACCTGGCCGGGCCCCTCTGCGACGGGGCCAGTGGAGGGGCTACAGGACCCGCTGATGGAGCCTCCGGAACAGAGCGGAAGGAAGGAGATGGTGAGAAAGATGAAGATGTTAAGAAAAGAA CTGTCCTAGATATGAACATCTCACAATTCCTGAAGAGTCTGGGGCTTGAACATTTGAGGGACATCTTTGAGAGAGAACAG ATCACTCTGGACGTGTTGGCTGACATGGGTCACGAGGAGCTCAAGGAGATCGGCATCAATGCTTACGGACACCGTCATAAACTCATCAAAGGCATTGAGAGGCTGCTGGGAGGACAGCAGG GTGCCAACCCATACCTGACCTTCCACTGCACCAATCAGGGCACAGTTTTGATTGACCTGGCTGTGGATGATAAAGAGTTTCAGTCTGTTGAGGAAGAG ATGCAAAGCACAATTCGGGAGCACAGGGATGGAGGAAACGCGGGTGGCGTTTTCAGTCGATATAATGTCATCAAG ATCCAGAAGGTGGTGAATAAGAAACTGAGAGAGCGATATACACACAGGCAGAAGGAGATTGCAGACGAGAATCACAATCACCACAATGAGCGAATGCTGTTTCATG gatCTCCGTTCATAAATGCCATCATCCATAAAGGATTCGATGAGCGTCATGCATATATTGGTGGCATGTTTGGAGCTGGCATTTATTTTGCAGAGAACTCCTCTAAGAGCAACCAGTACGTCTACGGCATCGGTGGCGGCACTGGCTGCCCCACTCACAAAGACCGTTCCTGTTACGTGTGCCACAG GCAAATGTTGTTCTGTCGTGTGACATTGGGAAAGTCCTTTCTGCAGTTCAGCGCCATGAAGATGGCCCACGCTCCCCCTGGTCATCACTCTGTGATCGGCCGTCCCAGTGTCAACGGCCTGGCCTACGCGGAGTATGTGATCTACCGCGGAGAACAG GCCTACCCAGAGTATCTCATCACTTATCAGATAATAAAGCCGGACAGCACGCCTCAGTCCTCCACAGGAGCAGAGCAGAAGTCATAG
- the tnksb gene encoding tankyrase, TRF1-interacting ankyrin-related ADP-ribose polymerase b isoform X2, protein MAVSRRSSQHQQSSLQPSPRNAVIASPPPESPSAIIPESTSLLSPSSTGAAECGGATMESAAASSSSASSPDRPSPATAVAAAASSAAGSSSCSSISSSATAGSQSPGSGATSPGEGVCGAGGAFRELFEACRNGDVSRVKRLVDSVNVNAKDMAGRKSTPLHFAAGFGRKDVVEHLLQTGANVHSRDDGGLIPLHNACSFGHAEVVSLLLCSGADPNARDNWNYTPLHEAAIKGKIDVCIVLLQHGADPNIRNTDGKSALDLADPSAKTVLTGEYKKDELLEAARSGNEEKLMALLTPLNVNCHASDGRKSTPLHLAAGYNRVRIVQLLLQYGADVHAKDKGFLPPAVPNPYRTPTSKPSGLVPLHNACSYGHYEVTELLLKHGACVNAMDLWQFTPLHEAASKNRVEVCSLLLSHGADPTLLNCHGKSAVDVAPTPELKERLTYEFKGHTLLQAAREADMAKVKKTAQEIISFKHPHSHDSALHCAVASPHPKRKQVTELLLRKGANIHEKNKDFMTPFHVAAERGHNDVLEVLQKHGAKVPAWDLFQDLVNAVDTLGQTALHRAALAGHIQTCRLLLSYGADPSIISLQGFTASQMGNEAIQQILNENIPPRNSDVDYRFLEAAKAGDLDTVKQLCSPQNVNCRDLEGRHSTPLHFAAGYNRVAVVEYLLHHGADVHAKDKGGLVPLHNACSYGHYEVAELLVRHGASVNVADLWKFTPLHEAAAKGKYEICKLLLKHGADPSKKNRDGNMALDMVKDGDTDIQDLLRGDAALLDAAKKGCLARVQKLCSPENINCRDTQGRNSTPLHLAAGYNNLEVAEYLLEHGADVNAQDKGGLIPLHNAASYGHVDIAALLIKYNTCVNATDKWAFTPLHEAAQKGRTQLCALLLAHGADPTMKNQEGQTALDLATADDIRALLMDAMPPDALPSCFKPQATVLSAALISPASTPSCLSAASSIDNLAGPLCDGASGGATGPADGASGTERKEGDGEKDEDVKKRTVLDMNISQFLKSLGLEHLRDIFEREQITLDVLADMGHEELKEIGINAYGHRHKLIKGIERLLGGQQGANPYLTFHCTNQGTVLIDLAVDDKEFQSVEEEMQSTIREHRDGGNAGGVFSRYNVIKIQKVVNKKLRERYTHRQKEIADENHNHHNERMLFHGSPFINAIIHKGFDERHAYIGGMFGAGIYFAENSSKSNQYVYGIGGGTGCPTHKDRSCYVCHRQMLFCRVTLGKSFLQFSAMKMAHAPPGHHSVIGRPSVNGLAYAEYVIYRGEQAYPEYLITYQIIKPDSTPQSSTGAEQKS, encoded by the exons ATGGCGGTGTCCCGTCGATCCTCACAGCACCAACAAAGCAGTCTGCAGCCGTCTCCGCGGAATGCCGTGATCGCGTCCCCCCCTCCTGAATCGCCGTCCGCGATTATTCCCGAATCGACGAGTTTATTGAGCCCCTCGTCCACTGGCGCAGCGGAATGCGGCGGAGCGACGATGGAGTCCGCAGCggcctcctcctcctccgcctCTTCTCCGGACCGGCCCTCCCCAGCAACAGCAGTGGCCGCCGCAGCGTCGTCAGCAGCCGGGAGCTCCAGCTGCAGCAGCATTAGTTCAAGCGCGACCGCAGGCAGCCAGAGCCCCGGCTCAGGAGCGACCAGTCCCGGGGAAGGAGTGTGCGGGGCTGGCGGGGCGTTCAGAGAGCTATTTGAGGCCTGTCGGAACGGAGATGTGTCGCGGGTGAAGAGGCTGGTGGACTCGGTGAATGTGAACGCCAAAGACATGGCCGGACGAAAATCAACCCCTCTGCATTTCGCTGCAG GCTTTGGCAGAAAGGACGTGGTCGAGCATCTCTTGCAGACCGGAGCAAATGTCCATTCCCGTGACGACGGTGGTCTGATCCCGCTCCATAACGCCTGCTCGTTCGGGCACGCAGAGGTGGTCAGCCTGCTGCTGTGTAGCGGCGCGGACCCCAACGCACGAGACAACTGGAACTACACACCTCTACACGAGGCTGCCATCAAGGGCAAAATAGACGTGTGCATTG ttttgCTCCAGCATGGTGCTGATCCAAACATTAGAAACACTGACGGCAAATCAGCTCTGGACCTGGCAGACCCTTCTGCTAAGACCGTCCTCACTG GTGAATATAAGAAGGATGAACTGTTGGAGGCAGCGAG GAGCGGAAACGAGGAAAAGCTGATGGCGCTTTTGACCCCACTTAACGTCAACTGTCATGCCAGCGATGGACGCAAG TCCACTCCTCTTCACCTGGCCGCTGGGTATAATCGCGTGCGTATAGTGCAGCTACTGCTGCAGTACGGCGCTGACGTCCATGCCAAAGACAAAGG ttttctcccccctgctgtaccgaacccATACCGAACTCCgacttcaaaaccgag tGGTCTTGTTCCTCTGCATAATGCCTGCTCTTATGGTCACTACGAGGTCACAGAGCTACTGTTGAag CACGGGGCGTGCGTTAATGCCATGGACTTGTGGCAGTTCACCCCGCTGCACGAGGCGGCCAGTAAGAATCGAGTGGAGGTGTGTTCACTGCTGCTGAGCCACGGCGCCGATCCCACACTGCTCAACTGCCACGGCAAGAGCGCGGTGGATGTGGCGCCCACACCTGAACTTAAAGAGAGACTCACCT ATGAGTTCAAAGGACATACGCTTTTGCAAGCGGCCCGTGAGGCAGACATGGCAAAGGTCAAGAAAACGGCTCAAGAGATCATCAGTTTCAAACACCCTCACTCCCATGACTCTGCTTTG CACTGCGCCGTAGCCTCTCCTCATCCCAAACGCAAACAGGTCACAGAGCTGCTGCTGCGGAAAGGTGCCAACATTCACGAGAAGAACAAGGA TTTTATGACTCCGTTCCACGTAGCGGCTGAGCGGGGTCATAATGATGTGCTTGAAGTCCTACAGAAACACGGAGCAAAGGTACCAGCATGGGATCTGTTCCAGGATCTA gtgAATGCTGTGGACACACTGGGACAGACAGCTCTGCACAGGGCGGCCCTTGCTGGCCACATCCAGACTTGCAGACTATTGCTGAGTTACGGAGCCGACCCGTCAATCATTTCACTGCAGGGCTTCACCGCCTCACAGATGGGCAATGAAGCCATTCAACAGATACTAAATG AGAACATTCCTCCCCGTAATTCGGATGTGGATTACCGCTTTCTCGAGGCTGCTAAAGCCGGAGACCTTGACACAGTGAAG CAACTGTGCTCACCTCAAAACGTGAACTGTCGTGATCTGGAGGGCCGTCACTCCACCCCGCTGCATTTCGCTGCAGGCTACAACCGCGTGGCTGTGGTGGAATACCTGCTGCATCATGGGGCCGATGTCCACGCTAAAGATAAAGG TGGTCTGGTTCCTTTGCACAACGCGTGTTCGTATGGTCACTATGAGGTGGCGGAGCTGCTGGTGAGACATGGAGCGTCTGTGAACGTGGCGGACCTTTGGAAGTTCACACCACTACATGAAGCTGCAGCCAAGGGCAAATATGAGATCTGCAAACTACTGCTCAAG CACGGCGCTGACCCATCTAAGAAGAACCGTGATGGCAACATGGCTCTGGACATGGTGAAGGACGGAGACACGGACATCCAGGACCTGCTGCGTGGAGACGCCGCCCTGCTGGATGCCGCCAAGAAGGGCTGTTTGGCTCGAGTGCAGAAACTCTGCAGCCCTGAAAACATCAACTGTAGAGACACACAGGGCAGGAACTCCACACCACTGCACCTTGCAG CTGGTTACAATAACCTGGAGGTGGCCGAGTATCTCCTGGAGCACGGAGCGGATGTGAACGCTCAGGATAAAGGAGGACTGATCCCTCTGCATAACGCTGCTTCATATGGG CATGTGGATATCGCCGCCCTCCTGATCAAGTATAACACGTGCGTGAATGCGACCGATAAGTGGGCGTTCACTCCGCTGCATGAGGCTGCGCAGAAGGGCCGCACACAGCTGTGTGCACTGCTGCTGGCACACGGTGCTGACCCAACCATGAAGAACCAGGAGGGACAGACAGCTCTGGACCTGGCCACG GCCGATGACATTCGTGCGTTGCTGATGGACGCAATGCCTCCTGATGCCCTTCCCAGCTGTTTCAAACCACAGGCCACCGTACTCAGCGCCGCTCTGATATCACCTGCCTCCACACCCTCCTGCCTCTCCGCCGCCTCCAGCATCGATAACCTGGCCGGGCCCCTCTGCGACGGGGCCAGTGGAGGGGCTACAGGACCCGCTGATGGAGCCTCCGGAACAGAGCGGAAGGAAGGAGATGGTGAGAAAGATGAAGATGTTAAGAAAAGAA CTGTCCTAGATATGAACATCTCACAATTCCTGAAGAGTCTGGGGCTTGAACATTTGAGGGACATCTTTGAGAGAGAACAG ATCACTCTGGACGTGTTGGCTGACATGGGTCACGAGGAGCTCAAGGAGATCGGCATCAATGCTTACGGACACCGTCATAAACTCATCAAAGGCATTGAGAGGCTGCTGGGAGGACAGCAGG GTGCCAACCCATACCTGACCTTCCACTGCACCAATCAGGGCACAGTTTTGATTGACCTGGCTGTGGATGATAAAGAGTTTCAGTCTGTTGAGGAAGAG ATGCAAAGCACAATTCGGGAGCACAGGGATGGAGGAAACGCGGGTGGCGTTTTCAGTCGATATAATGTCATCAAG ATCCAGAAGGTGGTGAATAAGAAACTGAGAGAGCGATATACACACAGGCAGAAGGAGATTGCAGACGAGAATCACAATCACCACAATGAGCGAATGCTGTTTCATG gatCTCCGTTCATAAATGCCATCATCCATAAAGGATTCGATGAGCGTCATGCATATATTGGTGGCATGTTTGGAGCTGGCATTTATTTTGCAGAGAACTCCTCTAAGAGCAACCAGTACGTCTACGGCATCGGTGGCGGCACTGGCTGCCCCACTCACAAAGACCGTTCCTGTTACGTGTGCCACAG GCAAATGTTGTTCTGTCGTGTGACATTGGGAAAGTCCTTTCTGCAGTTCAGCGCCATGAAGATGGCCCACGCTCCCCCTGGTCATCACTCTGTGATCGGCCGTCCCAGTGTCAACGGCCTGGCCTACGCGGAGTATGTGATCTACCGCGGAGAACAG GCCTACCCAGAGTATCTCATCACTTATCAGATAATAAAGCCGGACAGCACGCCTCAGTCCTCCACAGGAGCAGAGCAGAAGTCATAG